In Pseudomonas deceptionensis, a single window of DNA contains:
- the hemE gene encoding uroporphyrinogen decarboxylase — protein MTVLKNDRFLRALLKQPVDVTPVWMMRQAGRYLPEYRASRAKAGDFMSLCKNAEFACEVTMQPLDRFPQLDAAILFSDILTIPDAMGQGLYFETGEGPRFKKVVSTLADIEALPIPDPHKDLGYVMNAVSTIRKELNGRVPLIGFSGSPWTLATYMVEGGSSKDFRKTKAMLYDTPQAMHLLLDKLAQSVTSYLNAQILAGAQAVQIFDTWGGNLSSAAYQEFSLAYMRKIVSGLIREHEGRKVPVILFTKNGGLWLESIADAGADALGLDWTCDLGEARKRVGNKVALQGNMDPTVLYANPEAIRTEVKRILASYGNGSGHVFNLGHGITPEVKPEHAGAFISAVHEFSGQYHE, from the coding sequence ATGACTGTTCTCAAGAATGACCGTTTCCTTCGCGCTTTGCTCAAGCAACCCGTAGACGTAACGCCTGTCTGGATGATGCGTCAGGCCGGCCGCTACCTGCCGGAGTACCGTGCCAGCCGCGCCAAGGCCGGCGATTTCATGAGCCTGTGCAAGAACGCCGAATTCGCGTGTGAAGTCACCATGCAGCCTCTGGACCGCTTCCCACAGCTGGATGCGGCCATCTTGTTCTCCGATATCCTGACCATCCCTGATGCGATGGGCCAGGGCCTGTATTTTGAAACCGGCGAAGGTCCTCGCTTTAAAAAGGTCGTCAGTACCCTGGCCGACATCGAAGCGTTGCCGATTCCCGACCCGCATAAAGACCTCGGCTACGTGATGAACGCCGTCAGCACCATTCGCAAAGAGCTGAATGGTCGCGTGCCCCTGATCGGATTCTCGGGCAGCCCGTGGACCCTGGCCACCTACATGGTTGAAGGCGGTTCGTCCAAGGACTTCCGCAAAACCAAGGCCATGCTCTATGACACCCCGCAGGCTATGCACTTGCTGCTCGACAAGCTGGCGCAGTCGGTGACTTCGTACCTTAATGCCCAGATCCTGGCCGGCGCGCAAGCGGTCCAGATCTTCGATACCTGGGGCGGCAACCTGTCGTCAGCGGCATACCAGGAATTCTCCCTGGCATACATGCGCAAAATCGTCAGCGGCCTGATCCGCGAGCACGAAGGCCGCAAAGTGCCGGTCATCCTGTTCACCAAGAACGGCGGTCTGTGGCTTGAAAGCATTGCCGACGCAGGCGCTGACGCCTTGGGTCTGGACTGGACGTGCGACCTGGGTGAAGCCCGCAAGCGTGTGGGCAACAAGGTTGCGCTGCAAGGCAACATGGACCCGACCGTGCTGTACGCCAACCCGGAGGCGATCCGCACCGAGGTTAAGCGCATCCTGGCCAGCTACGGCAACGGTTCGGGCCACGTGTTCAACCTGGGTCATGGCATTACCCCTGAAGTGAAGCCAGAACACGCAGGCGCCTTTATCAGCGCTGTACACGAGTTTTCGGGCCAGTATCACGAGTAA